A part of Desulfovibrio sp. TomC genomic DNA contains:
- a CDS encoding EF-hand domain-containing protein — MLRHVSAALAALALVGLIGGCAAKKTAKKPYATTDEVFAVYDANKDGKITKDEFMVRMKDKQKAETAWKRLDTDNNGFVERTLDGDAPLRVWNDVESENMP; from the coding sequence ATGCTGCGACACGTTTCGGCGGCCCTGGCCGCGCTGGCCCTGGTTGGCCTTATCGGCGGCTGCGCTGCGAAAAAAACCGCCAAGAAACCCTATGCCACAACCGACGAAGTGTTCGCCGTCTATGACGCCAACAAGGACGGCAAGATCACCAAGGACGAATTCATGGTCCGTATGAAGGACAAGCAGAAGGCGGAGACCGCCTGGAAGCGTCTGGACACCGATAACAACGGCTTTGTCGAGCGAACCCTTGACGGCGACGCGCCGCTTCGGGTCTGGAACGATGTAGAGTCCGAAAACATGCCGTAG
- a CDS encoding ABC transporter substrate binding protein, whose translation MRNRCQGVFVGLVLTMAFFGGQACVAIAASPPPAVLLLASYHHGDPWSQSEIDGFESGLTQGEARVYVEHLDARRFPETADQSQFAAYLAAKYHKTPVAVLVACDDAALDFWLGQRAKLFPDRPLVFCGVNDFNLARLAGQDNITGVSESPDVVGTLELALALVPGARIVLAFGSDGSVTARANMERFRRATVALERRVRPVEILNASLESAAAALASAPTDAVAVRLTPLASGEYADFVRLGNDITELARVSSIPMFSLWDFDLGYGTVGGRVVRGFAQGRTAAGQVAEILAGRPARDIPVQDVPSEAVVDFQAMARFGLSMDRAPAGATVINEPATVYEQHKGLLWAGAAALAVFVPGAFVLGWLLTARRRTEARLLESERRYRELVECANSLILRFDAAGRLQFVNEYAERLLGYTREEMLAGKAVFWPAAPPDLSSLLARAMAAPQSLASGSSENEITSKDGRRVYLHWNNQPLFDAAGRSEGWLAVGSDITDRRLAEEALAARALAEEELSLFGRELLTDAPDAVDRALTRLLSAFSLGRATWFENVEDETLGLCSRLAGEACAAGLTLRRGQPALERLPYSLDGFQLADRLAAGEIIAGAVEDFPQSTQAVLQDFGVTAVLIAPVAQFGLWSGFVAVGEVRAPRRFTRQEQTLLSTAASLLSAHFSRRR comes from the coding sequence ATGCGAAACCGTTGCCAGGGCGTCTTCGTCGGGCTGGTCCTGACTATGGCCTTTTTTGGGGGGCAGGCGTGTGTTGCGATCGCCGCCAGTCCGCCGCCCGCCGTTTTGCTGCTGGCCTCCTACCATCACGGCGACCCCTGGTCCCAAAGCGAAATCGACGGGTTCGAAAGCGGCCTGACCCAGGGCGAAGCCCGGGTTTACGTGGAACACCTCGATGCCAGACGGTTTCCGGAAACAGCCGATCAAAGCCAATTCGCCGCCTATCTGGCGGCCAAATACCACAAGACCCCGGTGGCCGTCCTGGTGGCCTGCGACGACGCGGCCCTGGATTTCTGGCTTGGGCAGCGGGCGAAACTGTTTCCCGACCGGCCCCTGGTCTTTTGCGGGGTCAATGATTTCAACCTGGCCCGCCTTGCCGGCCAGGACAACATCACCGGCGTAAGCGAATCCCCGGACGTGGTGGGCACCCTGGAGCTGGCTTTGGCCCTGGTGCCCGGGGCGCGGATCGTGCTGGCGTTTGGCTCCGACGGCTCGGTCACGGCCCGGGCCAACATGGAACGGTTTCGGCGGGCAACCGTGGCCCTGGAACGCCGGGTGCGGCCGGTTGAGATCTTAAACGCCAGCCTGGAAAGCGCGGCCGCCGCCCTGGCCAGCGCTCCCACCGACGCCGTGGCCGTGCGCCTGACCCCGCTGGCGTCCGGCGAGTACGCGGACTTTGTGCGATTGGGCAATGACATCACGGAACTGGCCCGGGTTTCCTCGATTCCGATGTTTAGCCTGTGGGATTTCGATCTGGGCTATGGGACCGTGGGCGGCCGGGTGGTGCGCGGTTTCGCCCAGGGCCGGACGGCAGCGGGGCAGGTGGCCGAGATTCTGGCCGGCCGGCCGGCCCGGGATATTCCCGTGCAGGATGTGCCGTCCGAGGCGGTGGTGGATTTTCAGGCCATGGCCCGATTCGGCCTGTCCATGGATCGGGCGCCGGCCGGGGCGACCGTCATTAACGAGCCGGCCACGGTCTACGAGCAGCACAAGGGGCTCTTGTGGGCGGGAGCGGCGGCCCTGGCGGTTTTTGTCCCCGGAGCCTTCGTGCTTGGCTGGCTGTTGACCGCCAGACGAAGGACCGAGGCCCGGCTTTTGGAAAGCGAACGCCGGTATCGGGAATTGGTGGAATGCGCCAATTCGCTGATCCTGCGTTTTGACGCCGCCGGCCGATTGCAGTTCGTCAACGAATACGCCGAACGCCTGCTGGGCTACACCCGGGAGGAGATGCTGGCCGGCAAGGCGGTCTTCTGGCCGGCTGCGCCGCCGGACCTGTCCAGCCTGCTGGCCCGGGCCATGGCCGCGCCCCAGTCCCTGGCCAGCGGCTCTTCCGAAAACGAGATTACCAGCAAGGACGGCCGGCGGGTGTACCTGCATTGGAACAACCAGCCCCTTTTCGACGCGGCCGGCCGGTCCGAAGGCTGGCTGGCCGTGGGATCGGACATTACCGACCGGCGGCTGGCGGAAGAAGCGCTGGCCGCCCGGGCTCTGGCCGAGGAAGAATTATCCCTGTTCGGACGCGAGTTGCTGACGGATGCCCCGGACGCCGTGGACCGGGCCCTGACCCGGCTTTTGAGCGCCTTTTCCCTGGGCCGGGCGACCTGGTTTGAAAATGTCGAAGACGAAACCCTTGGCCTGTGCAGCCGGCTGGCCGGGGAGGCCTGCGCGGCCGGGTTGACGCTGCGGCGCGGCCAGCCGGCTCTGGAACGTCTTCCCTACAGCCTCGACGGCTTCCAATTGGCCGACCGTCTGGCGGCCGGCGAGATCATCGCCGGAGCGGTGGAGGACTTTCCCCAGTCGACGCAAGCGGTGCTGCAGGACTTTGGCGTGACGGCGGTGCTGATCGCGCCGGTTGCGCAATTTGGCCTGTGGTCGGGATTTGTGGCTGTTGGCGAGGTGCGCGCCCCGCGCCGGTTCACCCGCCAGGAGCAAACCCTCTTGTCCACGGCGGCCAGTCTGCTTTCAGCCCATTTTTCCCGGCGCCGCTAG
- a CDS encoding alginate O-acetyltransferase AlgX-related protein produces the protein MFDTLLRSKPAKALLPLLLLALLGLGGELWLRLTSAYVSPPQWTFNDAVGIAYKPQSRPPVVNSFGCIDQERTLAKPQGVRRVLLLGDSFVSGRPIAGFLEKALQAKDPRTRYEVIPLAFAGMGLPGQMAYFETFGKQLQPDIVVVVVNHATIQNTTSLLQAVAFGFDPATPYMPFYQKIDGPTPQYRKIAPVPGSRASALLPLPDPRERSIFRRLDKGLDSLLGSLYLYGWLKDAVLKADTDLQLHGNDAKAAYFLAQLRQNPAYRRDLDGWDYPNDLDMADMFLLPTEALPKAFQDAVDITGFLMADLSRQCRDIGARLTALVTPDCLFIPDWRAKRIADRNGEKKRAIDARAYLDKINGILTAASMERVDLAPAFQALGVANGYKENDTHFNETGERLAADALAGHLLEKTP, from the coding sequence ATGTTCGATACGCTCCTGCGGTCCAAACCCGCAAAAGCTCTGTTGCCGCTTCTTCTCCTGGCGCTTCTTGGACTTGGCGGCGAACTGTGGCTGCGCCTGACCAGCGCCTACGTTTCCCCGCCCCAGTGGACCTTCAACGACGCCGTCGGCATCGCCTACAAGCCGCAGTCCAGGCCGCCGGTCGTCAATTCCTTTGGCTGCATCGACCAGGAACGGACCCTGGCCAAGCCCCAAGGCGTGCGCCGCGTGCTGCTCCTGGGCGATTCCTTCGTCTCGGGCCGCCCGATTGCCGGCTTTTTGGAAAAAGCCCTCCAGGCCAAAGATCCCCGGACCCGCTACGAGGTGATTCCCCTGGCTTTTGCCGGCATGGGCCTGCCCGGACAGATGGCCTATTTCGAAACCTTCGGGAAGCAGCTGCAGCCTGACATCGTTGTCGTGGTCGTCAACCACGCCACCATTCAAAACACCACCTCGCTCCTGCAGGCCGTGGCCTTCGGCTTCGATCCGGCCACGCCCTATATGCCGTTTTACCAAAAGATAGACGGGCCGACGCCGCAGTACCGCAAGATCGCCCCGGTCCCGGGTTCCAGGGCAAGCGCCCTGCTCCCGTTGCCCGACCCCAGGGAACGCTCGATTTTCCGACGCCTGGACAAGGGGCTCGACTCCCTCTTGGGCTCGCTGTATCTGTACGGCTGGCTGAAGGACGCCGTTCTGAAAGCGGATACGGACCTGCAACTGCACGGCAACGACGCCAAAGCGGCCTATTTTCTGGCCCAGTTGCGCCAAAACCCCGCCTATCGCCGCGATCTCGACGGCTGGGACTACCCAAACGACCTGGACATGGCCGACATGTTCCTGCTGCCCACCGAGGCCCTGCCCAAGGCCTTTCAAGACGCCGTGGACATCACGGGCTTTCTCATGGCCGACCTTTCCCGGCAATGCCGGGACATCGGAGCCCGCCTGACGGCCCTGGTCACCCCGGACTGCCTGTTTATCCCTGACTGGCGGGCCAAGCGCATTGCAGACAGAAACGGCGAAAAAAAACGGGCGATCGACGCCCGGGCCTATTTGGACAAGATAAACGGCATCCTGACGGCGGCTTCCATGGAACGCGTTGACCTCGCTCCTGCTTTCCAGGCGCTCGGCGTGGCCAACGGCTACAAAGAAAACGACACGCATTTCAACGAGACCGGCGAACGACTGGCTGCAGACGCCCTGGCCGGGCATCTGCTCGAAAAGACGCCCTAA
- the cysC gene encoding adenylyl-sulfate kinase, whose protein sequence is MESRAQNLLVHFRQAEELKAASVAFPSYSLREDQLLTLELLLSGALFPLTGYLSRADYDSVLAAMRLADGQLMPMPATLDVPAQLAQTLAPGSQLALRDGEGFMLAVVVVSEVFEVDPAAEARTLFAALDLAAHPGARAVAGRRHPWLVAGEVCGLSLPQHPDCADLRLPPAAVQANLAQRGWRSVVACQFSGVLTEPERASFAQAAGTIGARLLLLRTVGDALAGGTAHFTGVRCARLAAAAFPRNTAQLALLPLPVLTAGPRQALFEAVIHHNLGASHTLVAPEHADPFAGTDAPFYPRQAAFELVRAHAGQGVPTAVAAVPMAYDPATAGYVPADTAKARECAQNLDAAELTRRLEYELDIPAWYLRPEIAQELRQARPPRARQGLALFMTGLSGAGKSTLAKHLYVLFMELGTRPVSLLDGDIVRRHLSSELTFTREHRELNIARIGYVASEIAKNGGIAICAPIAPYAAGRLVARNLVSPHGAFIEIHVATPLAVCEQRDRKGLYAKARAGLVKGVTGIDDPYEAPLSPEIHIDTSELGPSEAAQDVLLYLEREGYLK, encoded by the coding sequence ATGGAGAGCCGCGCCCAAAATCTGCTGGTCCACTTCCGCCAGGCCGAGGAGCTCAAGGCCGCCTCCGTGGCCTTTCCGTCCTATAGCCTGCGGGAAGACCAGCTCCTCACCCTGGAACTGCTCCTGTCCGGGGCGCTGTTTCCCCTGACCGGCTACCTGTCCCGGGCCGACTACGACAGCGTCCTGGCCGCCATGCGTCTGGCCGACGGCCAGCTCATGCCCATGCCGGCGACACTCGACGTCCCGGCCCAGTTGGCCCAGACCCTGGCCCCCGGGTCCCAGCTGGCCCTGCGCGACGGCGAAGGCTTCATGCTGGCCGTGGTCGTCGTTTCCGAGGTCTTCGAGGTCGACCCGGCCGCTGAAGCCCGAACCCTCTTTGCCGCGCTGGATCTGGCGGCCCACCCCGGAGCCAGGGCCGTGGCCGGCCGCCGGCATCCCTGGCTCGTGGCCGGCGAGGTCTGCGGCCTGAGCCTGCCGCAGCACCCGGACTGCGCCGATCTGCGCCTGCCCCCGGCCGCCGTCCAGGCCAATCTGGCCCAACGCGGTTGGCGCTCGGTGGTGGCCTGCCAGTTTTCCGGCGTCCTGACCGAGCCGGAGCGGGCCTCCTTTGCCCAAGCCGCCGGCACGATCGGGGCGCGCCTGCTCCTCTTGCGCACGGTTGGCGATGCCCTGGCCGGCGGAACCGCCCATTTTACCGGCGTGCGCTGCGCCCGGCTGGCGGCCGCAGCCTTTCCCCGAAACACGGCCCAGCTGGCCCTCCTCCCCCTGCCCGTCCTTACCGCCGGTCCCCGGCAAGCCCTTTTCGAGGCCGTCATTCACCACAACCTCGGGGCCAGCCACACCCTGGTTGCCCCGGAACACGCCGACCCCTTTGCCGGCACGGACGCGCCGTTTTATCCTCGCCAGGCCGCCTTCGAGCTGGTGCGCGCCCACGCCGGCCAGGGCGTGCCCACGGCTGTTGCCGCCGTGCCCATGGCCTACGATCCGGCCACGGCCGGCTATGTCCCGGCCGACACCGCAAAAGCCCGGGAGTGCGCCCAAAACCTCGATGCGGCCGAACTGACCCGGCGACTGGAATATGAATTGGACATTCCGGCCTGGTATCTGCGGCCGGAGATCGCCCAGGAGTTGCGCCAGGCCAGGCCGCCGCGCGCCCGGCAGGGGTTGGCCCTGTTCATGACCGGCCTGTCCGGGGCCGGCAAATCCACCCTGGCCAAACACCTCTATGTGCTTTTTATGGAACTGGGCACCCGGCCGGTCTCGCTTTTGGACGGCGACATCGTGCGCCGCCACCTGTCCAGCGAACTGACCTTTACCCGCGAGCACCGCGAGCTCAACATCGCGCGCATCGGCTACGTGGCCAGCGAAATCGCCAAAAACGGCGGCATTGCCATCTGCGCCCCCATCGCGCCCTACGCCGCCGGCCGGCTGGTCGCCCGCAACCTCGTTTCCCCCCATGGGGCCTTTATCGAGATCCACGTGGCCACGCCGCTGGCAGTGTGCGAGCAGCGCGACCGCAAAGGGCTCTACGCCAAGGCCCGGGCCGGGCTGGTCAAGGGCGTCACCGGCATCGACGACCCCTATGAAGCCCCGCTTTCGCCTGAAATCCATATCGATACGTCCGAACTCGGCCCGAGCGAAGCGGCCCAGGACGTGCTGTTGTATCTTGAAAGAGAGGGGTATCTGAAGTAA
- a CDS encoding chemotaxis protein CheD has protein sequence MQGLLDRFPDHKIAFLNVAQGILVDCPTMAHTVLGSCVSVTFFAPRHGLGAIFHALLPRAGEYRLHDPVDSPYKFVDTAINVLVSRFIRRGVKLSHIECKVFGGASALFAEEMSVGRRNVETAFATLSDLGLRVAASNVGGEAGRKIVFSTSTGEIFVRMLNNGVKKKNPQDP, from the coding sequence ATGCAAGGCCTTCTAGACCGTTTTCCCGATCACAAAATTGCCTTTCTAAACGTGGCCCAGGGTATTTTAGTCGATTGTCCGACCATGGCCCATACCGTGCTGGGCTCGTGCGTGTCCGTCACCTTTTTCGCCCCGCGCCATGGGTTGGGAGCCATCTTTCACGCCCTGCTCCCCCGGGCTGGCGAGTACCGGTTGCATGATCCGGTTGATTCGCCCTATAAATTCGTCGATACGGCCATCAATGTGCTGGTGTCCCGGTTCATCCGGCGGGGGGTGAAGCTCTCGCACATCGAGTGCAAGGTCTTTGGCGGGGCCAGCGCCCTTTTTGCCGAGGAAATGTCGGTTGGCCGGCGCAATGTGGAGACGGCCTTTGCCACCTTGTCCGATCTCGGGCTGCGGGTGGCGGCCTCGAATGTGGGCGGCGAGGCCGGGCGCAAGATCGTTTTTTCGACCTCGACCGGAGAAATATTCGTGCGCATGCTCAACAACGGGGTCAAGAAAAAAAATCCTCAAGATCCTTGA
- a CDS encoding response regulator transcription factor, whose translation MPRALIVDDSRYQRHLIIQALTGLFAVEEAADGKEGLALFAAALKANQPFDLVVMDILMPVLSGHDALAGIRRLEAEAGFKPEQRTPAVMLSSLDDPANMLRAQFESGAQAYVTKPFAAKTLLEALASLGLADNPLDGGDSVPEDALPCKAF comes from the coding sequence ATGCCTCGTGCCCTGATTGTTGACGACAGCCGCTACCAGCGCCACCTGATCATCCAGGCCCTGACCGGCCTTTTTGCGGTCGAAGAAGCGGCCGACGGCAAGGAGGGCCTGGCGCTTTTTGCCGCCGCCCTAAAGGCCAACCAACCCTTTGATCTGGTGGTCATGGATATTTTGATGCCGGTGTTAAGCGGGCACGACGCCCTGGCCGGCATCCGCCGTCTGGAGGCCGAAGCCGGTTTCAAACCCGAGCAGCGCACCCCGGCGGTCATGCTCTCAAGCCTGGACGATCCGGCCAACATGCTGCGCGCCCAGTTCGAATCCGGCGCCCAGGCCTATGTCACCAAACCCTTTGCGGCCAAGACGTTGCTGGAAGCCCTGGCCAGCCTGGGGTTGGCCGACAACCCCCTGGACGGCGGCGACAGCGTCCCGGAGGATGCACTTCCATGCAAGGCCTTCTAG
- a CDS encoding chemotaxis protein CheA: protein MADDDTLYELFTESCQEQLRGIEAAILDLETVQAGDLVPKVNAIFRAAHTVKGDAGAIGAVNLAALGHAVESVLDLVRQERLPVTADLIGELLAIFDTMRHMAEDVRNDAGRDIRAHEERLSTLLAPAPSPDSDAAPPAACPDDAAGEGEADAANLKKSDDDRIRKLSIPALELDILVDRVGELGIAQARLAALSKRRSDQELRDVAEEVERLSALLRDQVLGLRMLPIKVSFPKYRRLVRDACASLGKDVELVMDGENTELDKTIIEQLNTPCIHLLRNAVDHGIEAPAVRELMGKPRRGTIRLSARQDGSDVVITVADDGGGIDGGRLWQKAVAAGRQDPSRTFDPKAAQDLIFLPGLSTAEAVGTVSGRGVGMDAVRDGINALRGSIAVDSEPGRGTTFTIRLPVSLAIIDCLEVRCGLEAYYLHLDYVEECLELPPGQHLTGSLGVMEHRGLPMPLLWLHRFFQLPCEEAAVPHVVTVRRGNGRVGIVVDAVIGRKQAVLKHLGRALGRIEGVLGGTVTESGDMALVLDVPGLLDAAQAAAHPQARQP, encoded by the coding sequence ATGGCCGATGATGATACCCTTTATGAGCTTTTCACCGAAAGCTGCCAGGAGCAGTTGCGCGGCATCGAAGCGGCCATCCTGGACCTGGAAACCGTCCAGGCCGGCGACCTCGTGCCCAAAGTCAACGCCATCTTCCGGGCCGCCCATACCGTCAAGGGCGACGCCGGAGCCATCGGCGCAGTCAATCTGGCCGCACTCGGCCATGCCGTGGAATCCGTCCTCGATCTCGTGCGCCAGGAGCGCCTGCCGGTTACCGCCGACCTCATCGGCGAACTGCTGGCCATCTTCGACACCATGCGCCACATGGCCGAAGACGTCCGAAACGACGCCGGCCGCGACATCCGTGCCCATGAAGAACGCTTAAGCACCCTGCTCGCCCCGGCCCCGTCGCCCGATTCGGACGCCGCGCCGCCCGCCGCCTGTCCGGACGACGCCGCCGGCGAAGGCGAGGCCGATGCGGCGAATTTGAAAAAATCCGATGACGACCGCATCCGCAAACTGTCCATCCCGGCCCTGGAGCTGGATATCCTGGTGGACCGGGTGGGCGAGTTGGGCATCGCCCAGGCGCGGCTGGCCGCCTTGTCCAAGCGCCGGAGCGACCAGGAACTGCGGGACGTGGCCGAGGAGGTCGAACGGCTCTCGGCGCTCTTGCGCGATCAGGTGCTGGGGCTTCGGATGCTGCCGATCAAGGTGAGCTTTCCCAAATACCGCCGCCTGGTGCGCGACGCCTGCGCCAGTCTTGGCAAGGACGTCGAGCTGGTCATGGACGGCGAGAACACCGAGCTTGACAAGACCATCATCGAACAGCTCAACACGCCGTGCATCCATCTGCTGCGAAACGCCGTGGACCACGGCATCGAAGCGCCGGCGGTGCGGGAACTGATGGGCAAGCCGCGCCGGGGCACGATCCGCCTGTCGGCCCGCCAGGACGGTTCGGACGTCGTCATCACCGTGGCCGACGACGGCGGCGGCATCGACGGCGGCCGGCTCTGGCAAAAGGCCGTGGCCGCCGGCCGGCAGGACCCGTCCCGGACCTTTGATCCCAAGGCCGCCCAGGACCTTATTTTTCTGCCCGGCCTGTCCACCGCCGAAGCCGTGGGCACGGTCTCGGGCCGGGGAGTGGGCATGGACGCGGTGCGCGACGGCATAAACGCCCTTCGCGGCAGCATTGCCGTGGATAGCGAACCCGGCCGGGGCACGACCTTCACCATCCGCCTGCCGGTGTCCCTGGCCATCATCGACTGCCTGGAAGTGCGCTGCGGCCTTGAGGCCTATTACCTGCACCTCGATTATGTCGAGGAATGCCTGGAGCTGCCGCCTGGGCAGCACCTGACCGGCAGCCTGGGCGTCATGGAACATCGCGGCCTGCCTATGCCGCTGTTGTGGCTGCACCGGTTTTTCCAATTACCCTGCGAAGAGGCGGCCGTCCCGCATGTGGTGACGGTGCGCCGGGGCAACGGCCGGGTCGGCATCGTGGTCGATGCCGTCATCGGCCGCAAACAAGCCGTGCTCAAGCATCTTGGCCGGGCGCTAGGCCGCATCGAGGGGGTGCTCGGCGGCACGGTCACCGAGTCCGGCGACATGGCCCTGGTCCTGGACGTGCCTGGCCTGCTCGACGCGGCCCAGGCCGCCGCCCATCCCCAAGCCCGACAACCCTGA
- a CDS encoding BrnT family toxin, which produces MQFAWDEAKRLANIAKHGVDFVEAKRLLGDMPLLLDDDRRDYGERRCLAVGPVDGRLLIVIFTMRDGVFRIVSARKANARERRKYADQED; this is translated from the coding sequence ATGCAATTCGCCTGGGACGAGGCCAAGCGGCTGGCAAATATTGCCAAACACGGCGTGGATTTTGTTGAAGCCAAGCGGCTGCTTGGGGATATGCCGCTGTTGCTGGACGACGACCGCCGGGATTATGGTGAGCGCAGGTGTCTTGCCGTCGGTCCGGTGGACGGGCGCTTGTTAATCGTCATTTTTACTATGCGGGACGGGGTGTTCCGAATTGTTTCCGCCCGTAAGGCGAACGCCCGGGAACGGAGGAAGTATGCCGATCAAGAGGATTGA
- a CDS encoding BrnA antitoxin family protein produces the protein MPIKRIEDGKTIVHSTAEDVQNLPSLTDWARVDAMTDEELTVNALSDPDNPPLDDAFFDRAKRMRLTDFLPAGKEKVCLRLDRDVLAWFRANREKGYQTAINAALRAFIAAQQDHSRR, from the coding sequence ATGCCGATCAAGAGGATTGAAGACGGTAAGACTATCGTCCACTCTACAGCCGAGGACGTGCAAAATCTGCCCTCATTGACGGATTGGGCGCGGGTTGATGCCATGACCGACGAGGAATTGACCGTCAACGCCTTGTCCGACCCGGACAATCCGCCCCTGGACGACGCTTTTTTCGACCGGGCCAAGCGGATGCGGCTCACGGATTTTCTGCCGGCCGGAAAAGAAAAGGTCTGCCTGCGCCTTGACCGCGACGTGCTGGCCTGGTTTCGGGCCAACCGCGAAAAGGGCTATCAGACCGCCATAAACGCGGCCTTGCGCGCCTTTATCGCGGCCCAGCAAGACCATTCGCGCCGCTGA
- a CDS encoding type II toxin-antitoxin system RelE/ParE family toxin, whose amino-acid sequence MAWSVEYLNALIEEEYKTLPGDIRARFSKIMRMIEAYGLPQVGMPYVRHVEGKLWEMRASGRDGIARGMYVAVRAQRVVLVHVFVKKTQKTPREEIRKALANAREVDDGKENS is encoded by the coding sequence ATGGCTTGGTCAGTTGAGTACCTAAACGCCCTCATTGAGGAGGAGTACAAAACCCTCCCCGGAGACATCCGCGCCCGGTTCTCGAAGATCATGCGTATGATCGAGGCCTACGGCCTCCCCCAGGTCGGCATGCCCTATGTGCGCCACGTCGAAGGGAAGCTTTGGGAAATGCGGGCAAGCGGCCGGGATGGTATCGCCAGGGGTATGTACGTGGCCGTGAGAGCCCAGCGTGTGGTGCTGGTTCATGTGTTCGTGAAGAAGACTCAGAAAACGCCCCGGGAAGAAATCAGAAAGGCCCTGGCCAACGCCCGGGAGGTGGATGATGGGAAAGAGAATTCTTGA
- a CDS encoding helix-turn-helix domain-containing protein translates to MGKRILEDHDAWMRDDMQYREAYEALEPEFAVAEALVKARSEAGMTQADVAALLGVKQPAVARIEAGKNVSLKTLEKYAKALGRRIKIDLVHI, encoded by the coding sequence ATGGGAAAGAGAATTCTTGAAGACCATGATGCGTGGATGCGGGACGATATGCAATACCGCGAAGCCTACGAGGCTTTGGAACCCGAATTCGCCGTGGCTGAAGCCCTTGTGAAAGCCCGCTCCGAAGCGGGCATGACCCAGGCCGACGTGGCCGCCTTGCTCGGCGTCAAGCAACCGGCCGTCGCCCGGATCGAAGCCGGAAAGAACGTGTCGCTCAAGACGCTGGAAAAGTACGCCAAGGCATTAGGCCGCCGCATCAAGATCGACCTGGTCCACATCTAG